Proteins encoded within one genomic window of Siniperca chuatsi isolate FFG_IHB_CAS linkage group LG4, ASM2008510v1, whole genome shotgun sequence:
- the pex11a gene encoding peroxisomal membrane protein 11A isoform X2 — translation MVNLNIFEDDPKVFRLGNTLNSTEAAKRTLQLSDRVLCLCLTAANINRALYFICDNVLWARSVGLIRDIEKEHWSLNASRCYFISLVMSLTRDVYVVIQLMVQRARDKHFRQKMDLHLNENPEVAEAVIPQLDAFLFLLLESLKSHPAVALDTLKNICDLFIPLDRLGIYQSNAGVVGFCGLISSLIGIVTLAQPKLRIKP, via the exons ATGGTCAACCTGAACATATTTGAGGATGATCCAAAAG TGTTCAGGCTGGGAAACACACTAAATTCCACTGAGGCTGCTAAGCGAACCTTGCAACTCTCTGACAGAGTGCTGTGCCTGTGCCTTACTGCGGCCAACATCAACCGCGCCCTTTACTTTATCTGTGACAATGTACTTTGGGCCAGAAGTGTCGGTCTTATCCGCGATATCGAAAAAGAACACTGGAGCCTAAACGCCTCTCGCTGCTACTTCATCTCGCTAGTTATGAGTCTCACCAGAGATGTTTATGTAGTCATCCAGTTAATGGTACAGAGAGCACGAGATAAACACTTCAGACAGAAAATGGATCTGCATCTCAATGAGAATCCTGAAGTAGCTGAAGCTGTCATTCCTCAGCTGGATGCTTTTCTCTTCCTGCTGTTGGAGAGCCTAAAATCACATCCGGCTGTTGCCTTGGACACACTGAAAAATATATGTGATCTCTTCATTCCCTTAGACAGGTTGGGTATATACCAGTCAAATGCAGGAGTGGTGGGATTTTGTGGTCTGATATCCTCACTGATTGGGATAGTAACCCTCGCACAGCCCAAGTTAAGAATCAAGCCTTGA
- the pex11a gene encoding peroxisomal membrane protein 11A isoform X1: MDAVVKFMNQSQGRDRIFRAAQYACTLSIYLLRNNSERKDLVVKLKSLEAHMSAGRKLFRLGNTLNSTEAAKRTLQLSDRVLCLCLTAANINRALYFICDNVLWARSVGLIRDIEKEHWSLNASRCYFISLVMSLTRDVYVVIQLMVQRARDKHFRQKMDLHLNENPEVAEAVIPQLDAFLFLLLESLKSHPAVALDTLKNICDLFIPLDRLGIYQSNAGVVGFCGLISSLIGIVTLAQPKLRIKP; this comes from the exons ATGGACGCAGTTGTAAAATTCATGAACCAAAGTCAAGGAAGGGACCGTATATTCAG ggCAGCCCAATATGCATGTACACTGTCGATATATTTACTTCGAAACAACTCGGAAAGAAAGGACCTTGTGGTAAAACTCAAAAGTCTGGAAGCCCACATGAGCGCTGGACGGAAAT TGTTCAGGCTGGGAAACACACTAAATTCCACTGAGGCTGCTAAGCGAACCTTGCAACTCTCTGACAGAGTGCTGTGCCTGTGCCTTACTGCGGCCAACATCAACCGCGCCCTTTACTTTATCTGTGACAATGTACTTTGGGCCAGAAGTGTCGGTCTTATCCGCGATATCGAAAAAGAACACTGGAGCCTAAACGCCTCTCGCTGCTACTTCATCTCGCTAGTTATGAGTCTCACCAGAGATGTTTATGTAGTCATCCAGTTAATGGTACAGAGAGCACGAGATAAACACTTCAGACAGAAAATGGATCTGCATCTCAATGAGAATCCTGAAGTAGCTGAAGCTGTCATTCCTCAGCTGGATGCTTTTCTCTTCCTGCTGTTGGAGAGCCTAAAATCACATCCGGCTGTTGCCTTGGACACACTGAAAAATATATGTGATCTCTTCATTCCCTTAGACAGGTTGGGTATATACCAGTCAAATGCAGGAGTGGTGGGATTTTGTGGTCTGATATCCTCACTGATTGGGATAGTAACCCTCGCACAGCCCAAGTTAAGAATCAAGCCTTGA